The Asticcacaulis sp. EMRT-3 region CAAAGAAGACTGGCTTAATCAAAAAAGATTGGCGACGCTTGAGTTGCAAAAAAACGAATACCAACTTGCAGCCAAATAGGTTCTGGGCTGCGAAAGTTGGTATAAGATCAGCTCAATGACTTCCTAAAGCCTGCCAGCACATATTCCAGCGCTTTGCGGTGCTGAGCCGGTGGTAATGTCGCCATCGCCCCGCGTTCGTCAGGGGCGAGGTGCGCGCCCGGATCGCCGTGGGCGCAGAACACAAAATGCTCGAACATATGGCGCCAAACCTCGCGCTGGCGCGGCGGCATGTCGCGCACGGTCAGCATGGCCAGCAGCAGAGTGCCGTAAGGGGCCTGCACATGGGCAGGCGCTTCGTTCCACCAGTAGTTGGCCAGCATATTGACCGCCGACAGGCTGCGCACATGATGCCACCAGCCATAGGGGATGAAGATGGCGTCGCCCGGTTCCAGCTCGGCGGTCAGGCCCGCCGCTAAGGCGTCACGCAGGCGCGGAAAGCGTGCGAAATCGGGGTTTTCGATGTCGGCCAGACTGACGGGTGATCCAGCCAGCGTGGCCTCGAACGGGCCCATATAGAGGTTAGGCAACTGATCGGGCGGAAACAGGGTAAAGCGCCGCCGCCCGGCCACCACGACCGCTATATTATCCGACAGGTCATAATGGGTCTGAACGCGCACGGCATTGCCGATCCAGACGCGCGGTCGCACAGCCTCAGGCAGCAGCGGATTGGTGTTGCGGGCGCTGAAACCGGGCAGGCAGGCCTCGGCGGGCGTGGACTGGATATAGACCGCCGGTGGCGAGGCCGTGTCCGCCAGCGCCAGCAATCTGTCCATCACCGCAGCGAGCGTCATCTGCGCCGTGTTAAAATTGCGGGTGCGTAAACTCTCGCCGAAGAAGAATGCGCCCTTCACCTCAGGCGGCGCGGTCATGACAGCGAGCGGTGCAGGGGTGGCGAAACCGGCCAGATAATCGGCCAGTCTGCGGTCTGAGCCGCGCGCCACCGCCACCGCTGGCCAATCGGCGCACAGGCCGCGCAGCACGACCGGCGCATTGGCCGGTGCGATCTCATCGCGGAACATCTGTGGCGTCACCGCCTCAAGCTGTGAGCACGGCTGCATCGGGCGTTATTTCTCCAGCCGCGCCATGCCCCAGGTGACGACGACCGGGATTTCGTCCTGCGCCGTGTCATTAACGGCTTGCAGCTCAATAATATGATGACCGGCTATGTCGGCGTCGATGTCACGCGGCGCATCGCCGAACCTCATCGGCGGGGTCTGGCGCACCAGTTTACCATCGGCCCAGACCGAAAAGATGACGGCGCGGTCGCGGTTGCGCGTTGAATCGTCAACCCCCACCGTGGCGCGGAAATGGGCGTAACCGCCGATGTTCTTGACCTGCAACAGCGAATTGCCAAGAACGCCGATACCACTTTCATAGGGCGTGCCGTCGATTTGCAGGGTCTGGCCATAGGGCGTCATGTCAGCCTGCGCCCCACCCCAGCCGGCATACATGGGCCGCGAGCCGCCCGAGCGCGTACCGGCCCACGGGTCGATATTGCGGTGGATGAAGGGGTCGGCTTCAGGATGGCGCACCCCGTCATCGGCGACATTGACCGACCCCGGCATTTCCGACAGATACATGCCATCCGCCAGTTGGCGCGGGCCCTGCACCGAAAAGACGCGCGTTTCATGCGGAGCCAGCGTGATCGTGGTGTCGCCGGTGAAACGGGTTTGTGCCTTCGACCACAGATCGGTCAGGCTGATGGGCGCATCAGAGCGCAGCTTCAGATGGCTGGCCATCAGCGTTACCTTTTGCGGCGAGGCGGTGCGGTTGAACAGGGCCGTCACCTTATGGCCATCGGCCATCGTCTTGACCAGAATCTGCGCATCTTCGGAATCATAGGCGATGGTGGCCTGATTGCCCGCCCTGTCCTGATCGACGGCCACCAGATCGGCATTGCCCCAGATGTCGAGCAGGGATTTGGGCGCCTTGCGCAGATCGTAGCTGATCAGAAGCGGCGCATCCAGCATCGCCCACAGTGAGAAATGCGTGCGCGCTTCGGTCAGGTGATTGGCGTCAAAATCGCCCTCGCCGATATAGAGGATGTCGGGGTCGTTCCAGTGACCGGGCCCGGCATAGAGGGCGCGGCCCACCGCGCTGTCATAATTGTGCAACATGCTCGACCAGCCCGGCGTAATGTCGCTGGAGGTGCGCCAGCTTGAGCCGACATCCTTGCCCCAGCGGCGCACATCGGCCATGCCCCAGTCGCAGATCGAAAACACGTAGTTGTTGTCCGGTTTGGCGGCTTTCAGGGCGGCGGCTACCTCGGCATAGCGCGCCTCGACCTTGGCGTCGTCGGTGCGATTGAGCGAAGAGCGGTCGATTTCGGGTGTCAGGCCGATATAGTTGTTGTCGATGACGCGCTTCGAGCCCGGCGCATAGTCGGCCAGACCGCAGGCGTCGATCTTGATGTAATCAAAGCCCCAGTCCTTGAAATAGAGACCGATGTCCTGTTTCACGTGGCCATCCAGCCCGACCTGACGTTCCTGCGGCGTGCCTTCGGGCAGGTTGGGCGAATCGAGATTATAGGCCTGCGAACAGGCATTGCGGCCAATATCGGTATAGATGCCCGCCTTCAGCCCCATAGCGTGCAGCCGGTCGGTGAACGGGCGAAAACTGCTGGCACCGTCCGCTGTGGCCGCCGAAGGAAAGATGCGCGTGCGGATGATCATGCGGCCGTCGGGCTGACGGCGCTTCAGCCACCAGCCGTCATCGAGATTGACGTAAACATAGCCAAGCTTTGCCAGACCGTCATCGACCAGGGCCTGCGCCGCCCCCATCACCTTGTCTTCATCGACCTCGGTGCGAAAGGCATTCCAGCTATTCCAGCCCATGGGCGGGGTTTGCGCCGCGCCGTCATCATGGCCCAGCCAGACGCCTTTCGGTGTGGTTTCGGCGTGAGCAGGCAGGGACAAAAGCGCGATCAGGGCGGTCGTGGCCAGCAGGCTTATCGGTTTCAAATCTCTGTTTCCTCTTATTTACTGCCGCCGTCGAGCGCCTTGACCTCAGCCTGCCAGTAGGATGGCAGATCGCCATAGGTGTCATAGCCCGCCTGCCAGTCGCCGCTGACATCAATGACATAGAGATAGTCGGGCGCATAGATATGGGCGGCCTTCAGGGCCGTGTCGAACAGGGCTTTGGTGGGGACATTATTGACGATATGCCAGACCCTGACGCCCTGAGCGTGGGCCAGATCGGTGGCCGTTTTGATTTTCGCATAATTATCGACATAGTGCGCGCCGTCGTCCTCGAACAAAACGATCATTTCGCCGCTTTTCACGGCCTTGACGGCGCAGGTGTCGGGCATACCGACATTGAAAATAATCTGACCGCCGGGACGGTATTTTGCCACCAGATCGCGCAGCCTTTGGTACTCCGCGCCATAAGCATTGCAATCATATTGGGCCGGTGCAGTTTCATCGAAAAAGATGCCGGTGAGGCTTGGCATGGTCTGGAAATAGGTCTTCACCTGCGCCTCGATGCGCTCCCAGGTCTGGCACTTGCCTTCGATATTGCAGACATGGCTGAAATAGCCGGTCGGCACATAGCCATAGAGGCGGATGTCGTGTTTTTTCGCCCGCCGCAGCACGGGTTTATAGACATCGAGGCCATCGACGGCGGGGCCGGTCTGGCCCGTCACCAGAATGCCGCTGTTCGGATTGATCAGGGCGATGGTGTGGTCGGGTATGCGCGCAAAATTGTCGATTCTTTGCCCCCAATAGCTGACGACAGCCAGTTTTGGAGCCGGTTGCGGGGTGGTTTGCGGCTGGGCCGGGGCGGAAAACGGCGCAAACGCCAGCAGGGCGGCGAACAGGAGGATAGGCTTCATGACCGGCGGGCCTTCTTTTGCTGATCTATATAGGCGGAATGGCTAGGCAGGCCTTGCGCGCGCTGCATGATCATGCGGCGCAACTGCGTCATGCGCTTGAGAAACTCGTCGCGCGGCAGGGCATCGGCCAGCGGATGATAAGATTTCGGTTGTATCCCCTGCCCCATCAGCACCGAAAACCAGCTCGTCTCCTTGAACAGGTCGAACGGATATTCGAGCAAAAGCCCATCGCTTGCGAACGCATCCAGCCGCACCTTCAGACTGTCGGGGATAGCCATATTACGGCACATCTCCCAGAAGGGCGTATCATCGCGTCCAGTGAGCTTATAGTGGGCGATCAGGAAGTCGCGGATGCGCGCATATTCGGCAATCGCCTCATCATTGAACTTGTCGCGGACATGCGGGTTGATGGTTGTGCGCGGAAACACCGTCATCAGCCGCGCCAGCGTGCTTTGCACCATATGGATCGAGGTCGATTCCAAAGGTTCCATAAACCCTGAAGCCAGTCCCAGCGCAATGACGTTCTTCTCCCAGATACGGGCGCGATGGCCCGTGGTGAATTTGAGCAGGCGCGGTTGGGCCAACGCCTTGCCGTCCAGCCGCGCCATCAGCTTTTCGCTGGCCTCGTCCTCGCCCAGAAACGCATCGCAAAACACATAGCCATTGCCGATGCGGCTTTGCAGCGGAATGCGCCATTGCCATCCGGCTTCGCGGGCCGTAGCGCGCGTGTAAGGAATCGGCGGGCCGGACGGTTCGCAGCCGACGGTGACGGCCCGGTTGCACGGCAACCACTCCGCCCAGTCGCGGTATTCGACGCCCAGCGCCTTGCCGATCAGCACGGCGGCAAAGCCCGAACAGTCGATAAACAGATCGCCGCCAATTGTGCGGCCATCCTCAAGCGCCAGAGCAGCGACATCGCCAGAAGCGGGATCGAGCTGCACGTCCCTCACCCGGCCTTCGATGCGCGTGACGCCGCGCGCCTCGGCATAGCGGCGCAAAAAACCGGCATAGAGGCCCGCGTCGAAATGGAAGGCCTTGTTCAGCTTGATATGCGGCAGGTCGGTGGCGGTGGGGCCGCAGCGCCCGGCGCGCAGGGCCAGCGTCTCCATATTGAACTGACCGTAATCCTTAGCACCCTCGTGCTGCGCCAGCCGCAGCCAGTAATGATGAAAGCCGATCCCCTCCATATTGATGCCATAGGCACCAAACGGATGGAGATAGCTGTGGCCGATCTGGTGCCAGTCGGCAAATTCGATGCCGAGCTTGAAGGTGGCGTCGGTTTCTCGGATCAGATCGGATTCGTCGATACCAAGTATGTGGTTGAACAGATTGATCATCGGGATCGTGGCTTCGCCAACGCCGACCGTGCCGATAGCGTCCGATTCGACGAGGGTGACGCTGAGATTGTCACGGCCAAAGACCTTGGCCAGACAGGCCGCCGCCATCCAGCCCGCCGTGCCGCCACCTAAGATGACGACGTTTTGAGGTTCGGCAGGCGGTTCGCTCATGATCATTTACCGATTATATCGTGAAAAAGCAGGCGCGCAGCCTGTTCATGCGAATGGCCGCGCGCCGGAAGTTTACACCCGCCTTGGGGAAGAGTCAGGGAACAGGCGGTGTAGGCGACCCGTCCGAGACGGGAATCTGGTCAATCTGCACAGAGCAAACCTCTGTTCGGGTGCAGCCTGACAAAACAACAGGGCATACCGTGATGCGCTTTCCTTCCCCTCTCCCCTCCGGGAGGGGAGAGGGCGGGAGCTTTAAGCGTAGCGAAAGCGACCGGGTGAGGGGCAATTTTGGTGTACCCGCCAAGCCCCTCATCCGGCCCTCGTTTCACTCAGGCCACCTTCTCCCCATTCAATGGGGAGAAGGGAAGGTCAGGCTCTAGAGCGGTTTGCATTCTGATTGAACCTGTCAAAGGAATGCAACCCACTCTACATTTTACGTTTTTTCCGCATCTCGCATTCAATTTGTAAGTCAAATTAAACGCTCGTTGCTCTAGTACTTGAAGCGGATGCTCACCGAAAGGCGGCGGTCGAAATCGAACGTACCGGCGGGCAGGAAGACCGGGGTGGCGTTCGGGCTGGCATTGGTAGGCCCCTCCACCTCCTGATAGATTTTCGGGCGGGTCTTCAGCAGGTTGCTGCCCTGAATATCCATTTCCATATGCGGCGTGATCGCATAGCGCAGCGAACCGTCGAGGAAGCCTTCCGCCCTGTTCCAGACCGGGAAGCCGATGCAGCAGTCATTGACCGAATTGACGTATTTCGAACGCCAGTTATAGGCCAGACGCGCGCCGATCGGGCCCTTGTCATACATCAGGATCAGGTTGTAGCTGTCGTCCGATAGCTGCTCCAGACGGCCTGCATTGATCATGCCGTCCTGCGCCGAACGGGCCACGGTATTGCCGCCCGCATCATCGAGATACAGGTTGGAATTCTTCACGCCCTCATTATGCAGGTGCGTG contains the following coding sequences:
- a CDS encoding NPCBM/NEW2 domain-containing protein, producing the protein MKPISLLATTALIALLSLPAHAETTPKGVWLGHDDGAAQTPPMGWNSWNAFRTEVDEDKVMGAAQALVDDGLAKLGYVYVNLDDGWWLKRRQPDGRMIIRTRIFPSAATADGASSFRPFTDRLHAMGLKAGIYTDIGRNACSQAYNLDSPNLPEGTPQERQVGLDGHVKQDIGLYFKDWGFDYIKIDACGLADYAPGSKRVIDNNYIGLTPEIDRSSLNRTDDAKVEARYAEVAAALKAAKPDNNYVFSICDWGMADVRRWGKDVGSSWRTSSDITPGWSSMLHNYDSAVGRALYAGPGHWNDPDILYIGEGDFDANHLTEARTHFSLWAMLDAPLLISYDLRKAPKSLLDIWGNADLVAVDQDRAGNQATIAYDSEDAQILVKTMADGHKVTALFNRTASPQKVTLMASHLKLRSDAPISLTDLWSKAQTRFTGDTTITLAPHETRVFSVQGPRQLADGMYLSEMPGSVNVADDGVRHPEADPFIHRNIDPWAGTRSGGSRPMYAGWGGAQADMTPYGQTLQIDGTPYESGIGVLGNSLLQVKNIGGYAHFRATVGVDDSTRNRDRAVIFSVWADGKLVRQTPPMRFGDAPRDIDADIAGHHIIELQAVNDTAQDEIPVVVTWGMARLEK
- a CDS encoding spherulation-specific family 4 protein encodes the protein MKPILLFAALLAFAPFSAPAQPQTTPQPAPKLAVVSYWGQRIDNFARIPDHTIALINPNSGILVTGQTGPAVDGLDVYKPVLRRAKKHDIRLYGYVPTGYFSHVCNIEGKCQTWERIEAQVKTYFQTMPSLTGIFFDETAPAQYDCNAYGAEYQRLRDLVAKYRPGGQIIFNVGMPDTCAVKAVKSGEMIVLFEDDGAHYVDNYAKIKTATDLAHAQGVRVWHIVNNVPTKALFDTALKAAHIYAPDYLYVIDVSGDWQAGYDTYGDLPSYWQAEVKALDGGSK
- a CDS encoding cupin-like domain-containing protein, with protein sequence MQPCSQLEAVTPQMFRDEIAPANAPVVLRGLCADWPAVAVARGSDRRLADYLAGFATPAPLAVMTAPPEVKGAFFFGESLRTRNFNTAQMTLAAVMDRLLALADTASPPAVYIQSTPAEACLPGFSARNTNPLLPEAVRPRVWIGNAVRVQTHYDLSDNIAVVVAGRRRFTLFPPDQLPNLYMGPFEATLAGSPVSLADIENPDFARFPRLRDALAAGLTAELEPGDAIFIPYGWWHHVRSLSAVNMLANYWWNEAPAHVQAPYGTLLLAMLTVRDMPPRQREVWRHMFEHFVFCAHGDPGAHLAPDERGAMATLPPAQHRKALEYVLAGFRKSLS
- a CDS encoding tryptophan 7-halogenase, whose translation is MSEPPAEPQNVVILGGGTAGWMAAACLAKVFGRDNLSVTLVESDAIGTVGVGEATIPMINLFNHILGIDESDLIRETDATFKLGIEFADWHQIGHSYLHPFGAYGINMEGIGFHHYWLRLAQHEGAKDYGQFNMETLALRAGRCGPTATDLPHIKLNKAFHFDAGLYAGFLRRYAEARGVTRIEGRVRDVQLDPASGDVAALALEDGRTIGGDLFIDCSGFAAVLIGKALGVEYRDWAEWLPCNRAVTVGCEPSGPPIPYTRATAREAGWQWRIPLQSRIGNGYVFCDAFLGEDEASEKLMARLDGKALAQPRLLKFTTGHRARIWEKNVIALGLASGFMEPLESTSIHMVQSTLARLMTVFPRTTINPHVRDKFNDEAIAEYARIRDFLIAHYKLTGRDDTPFWEMCRNMAIPDSLKVRLDAFASDGLLLEYPFDLFKETSWFSVLMGQGIQPKSYHPLADALPRDEFLKRMTQLRRMIMQRAQGLPSHSAYIDQQKKARRS